One window of the Grus americana isolate bGruAme1 chromosome 13, bGruAme1.mat, whole genome shotgun sequence genome contains the following:
- the SLC9A5 gene encoding sodium/hydrogen exchanger 5 isoform X1: MQPPAASPGPAAPAGAELLRWQWREVQAPCLVAAWILVASLAKIVFHLSRKVTSIVPESCLLILLGLGLGGIVLAVAKKAEYQLEPNMFFLFLLPPIVLDSGYFMPSRLFFDNIGAILTYAVVGTLWNSFTTGTALWGLHRAGLMDPGIEAGLMDFLLFGSLISAVDPVAVLAVFEEVHVNETLFIIVFGESLLNDAVTVVLYKVFNSFVELGPAHIHATDYMKGVASFFLVSLGGTAVGLLFAFLLALITRFTKRVRIIEPLFVFLLAYIAYLAAEMVSLSSILAVTFCGICCKKYVEANISQKSRTTVKYTMKTLASSSETIIFMFLGISAVDTSKWAWDTALVLGTLFFILLFRAVGVVLQTCVLNRFRLIPLDRIDQVVMSYGGLRGAVAFALVILLDRAKVKAKDYFVATTIVVVFFTVIVQGLTIKPLVTWLKVKRSDHHKPTLNEELHEHAFDHILAAVEDIVGHHGYHYWRDKWEQFDKKYLSQLLMRKSAYRLRDEIWDVYYKLNIRDAISFVDQGGHVLSAAKLALPSMPSRTSMSESSVTNLLRESGSGACLDLQVIDTVRSRRDKEDAAMHHVLRGSLYKPRRRYKASYSRHFISPDKQERQDKEIFRQNMKRRLETFKSTKHNVCSSKSKARLKEKGRKKKNISLPSDAPNGKTHRHVPWQEAAPVLVMVSSEEEESDSSETEREDDEGIVFIARATDEVLQGKTTPGSLDVCPSPCIIPPSPTLAEKELPWKGDQADLAVYVSSETTKIVPVDMQKAWNQSISSLESIASPPGIESGPQHRRFACPVLEEQPQSASQAMPEQSSCFQFPSHVSKSGRSQSDSSPDGAEQQELQPLMATEEQGRMLPAAEPRWLMFNRASHL, translated from the exons TTTTCCACCTGTCAAGGAAGGTGACATCCATCGTCCCGGAGAGCTGCCTCCTCatcctgctggggctgggcctGGGGGGCATCGTGTTGGCCGTGGCGAAGAAAGCCGAGTACCAGCTGGAGCCCAACATGTTCTTCCTGTTCCTTCTGCCCCCCATTGTCCTAGACTCGGGCTACTTCATGCCCAGCCGGTTGTTCTTCGACAACATCGGTGCCATCCTCACCTACGCGGTGGTGGGCACGCTCTGGAACTCCTTCACCACCGGCACTGCGCTCTGGGGACTGCACCGCGCCGGGCTCATGG ATCCGGGCATCGAAGCTGGGCTGATGGATTTCCTGCTCTTCGGCAGCCTCATCTCAGCTGTGGACCCTGTGGCGGTGCTGGCGGTTTTTGAAGAGGTCCATGTAAACGAGACCCTCTTCATCATTGTGTTCGGCGAGTCTCTCCTCAACGATGCTGTCACCGTG GTGCTGTACAAGGTCTTCAACTCTTTTGTGGAGCTGGGCCCAGCACACATCCATGCCACGGACTACATGAAGGGGGTAG CCTCCTTCTTCCTGGTGAGCCTGGGGGGCACGGCCGTGGGGCTGCTCTTCGCCTTCCTCCTGGCCCTCATCACGCGGTTCACCAAGCGGGTGCGCATCATCGAGCCGCTCTTTGTCTTCCTCCTGGCCTACATCGCGTACCTTGCTGCTGAGATGGtctctctctcctccatcctggc AGTCACCTTCTGTGGAATCTGCTGCAAGAAGTATGTGGAAGCCAACATCTCCCAGAAATCCCGCACCACAGTCAAGTACACCATGAAGACACTGGCCAGCAGCTCAGAGACCATCATCTTCATGTTTCTGGGCATCTCAGCTGTGGACACCTCCAAGTGGGCATGGGACACAGCGCTGGTGCTGGGCACCCTGTTCTTCATCCTGCTCTTCAGAGCTGTGG GTGTTGTCCTCCAGACCTGCGTGCTCAACCGCTTCCGCCTCATCCCCCTGGACAGGATCGACCAGGTGGTCATGTCGTATGGTGGCCTCCGCGGAGCCGTGGCCTTTGCCCTGGTCATCCTGCTGGACAGGGCAAAGGTGAAAGCCAAGGACTACTTTGTGGCAACGACCATCGTGGTGGTGTTCTTCACTGTCATTGTGCAG ggcctcaccatcAAACCCCTGGTGACGTGGCTGAAGGTGAAGCGCAGCGACCACCACAAGCCCACGCTGAATGAGGAGCTGCATGAGCAC GCCTTTGACCACATCCTGGCAGCGGTGGAGGACATCGTGGGACACCACGGCTACCATTACTGGCGGGACAA GTGGGAACAGTTCGACAAGAAGTACCTGAGCCAGCTCCTGATGCGGAAATCTGCCTACAGGCTGCGGGACGAGATCTGGGACGTTTACTACAAGCTGAACATCCGTGATGCTATCAGCTTCGTCGACCAG GGTGGCCATGTGCTCTCGGCTGCCAAGCTGGCGCTGCCCTCCATGCCCAGCCGCACGTCCATGTCGGAGTCGTCAGTCACAAACCTCCT GAGGGAGAGCGGGAGCGGCGCGTGCCTGGACCTGCAGGTGATCGACACGGTACGGAGCCGCCGAGACAAGGAGGACGCCGCCATGCACCACGTGCTGCGAGGGAGCCTCTACAAGCCCCGCCGGCGG TACAAGGCCAGCTACAGCCGTCACTTCATCTCTCCAGATAAACAAGAGCGCCAAGATAAAGAAATCTTCCGGCAGAACATGAAGAGGCGGCTGGAGACCTTCAAGTCCACAAAGCACAATGTCTGCTCCTCCAAGAGCAAGGCCAGGCTGAAGGAAAAGGGCAGGAAAAAG AAGAACATCTCTCTGCCCAGCGACGCACCCAATGGGAAGACGCACAGACACGTCCCCTGGCAGGAGGCAG ctcctgtccTGGTGATGGTCAgctcagaggaggaggagagcgatAGCTcggagacagagagagaggatGATGAAGGGATTGTATTCATCGCTCGAGCCACCGATGAGGTTCTGCAGGGAAAGACAACTCCTG GCAGCCTGGATgtctgccccagcccctgcatCATCCCACCATCGCCCACCCTGGCAGAGAAGGAGCTGCCGTGGAAAGGAGACCAGGCTGATCTGGCTGTTTACGTCTCCTCGGAGACCACCAAAATCGTGCCGGTGGATATGCAGAAGGCGTGGAACCAAAGCATCTCCTCTCTGGAGAGCATCGCTTCCCCCCCAGGCATCGAGAGCGGACCTCAGCACAGAAGATTcgcctgccctgtgctggaggAGCAACCCCAGTCTGCGAGCCAGGCGATGCcagagcagagctcctgctTCCAGTTTCCCAGCCACGTCTCTAAGAGCGGCAGGTCGCAGAGCGACAGCAGCCCGGATGGCgctgagcagcaggagctgcagcctttgATGGCCAcggaggagcagggcaggatgctGCCTGCTGCGGAGCCCAGGTGGCTGATGTTCAACAGAGCGAGCCACCTCTGA
- the SLC9A5 gene encoding sodium/hydrogen exchanger 5 isoform X2 encodes MVSLSSILAVTFCGICCKKYVEANISQKSRTTVKYTMKTLASSSETIIFMFLGISAVDTSKWAWDTALVLGTLFFILLFRAVGVVLQTCVLNRFRLIPLDRIDQVVMSYGGLRGAVAFALVILLDRAKVKAKDYFVATTIVVVFFTVIVQGLTIKPLVTWLKVKRSDHHKPTLNEELHEHAFDHILAAVEDIVGHHGYHYWRDKWEQFDKKYLSQLLMRKSAYRLRDEIWDVYYKLNIRDAISFVDQGGHVLSAAKLALPSMPSRTSMSESSVTNLLRESGSGACLDLQVIDTVRSRRDKEDAAMHHVLRGSLYKPRRRYKASYSRHFISPDKQERQDKEIFRQNMKRRLETFKSTKHNVCSSKSKARLKEKGRKKKNISLPSDAPNGKTHRHVPWQEAAPVLVMVSSEEEESDSSETEREDDEGIVFIARATDEVLQGKTTPGSLDVCPSPCIIPPSPTLAEKELPWKGDQADLAVYVSSETTKIVPVDMQKAWNQSISSLESIASPPGIESGPQHRRFACPVLEEQPQSASQAMPEQSSCFQFPSHVSKSGRSQSDSSPDGAEQQELQPLMATEEQGRMLPAAEPRWLMFNRASHL; translated from the exons ATGGtctctctctcctccatcctggc AGTCACCTTCTGTGGAATCTGCTGCAAGAAGTATGTGGAAGCCAACATCTCCCAGAAATCCCGCACCACAGTCAAGTACACCATGAAGACACTGGCCAGCAGCTCAGAGACCATCATCTTCATGTTTCTGGGCATCTCAGCTGTGGACACCTCCAAGTGGGCATGGGACACAGCGCTGGTGCTGGGCACCCTGTTCTTCATCCTGCTCTTCAGAGCTGTGG GTGTTGTCCTCCAGACCTGCGTGCTCAACCGCTTCCGCCTCATCCCCCTGGACAGGATCGACCAGGTGGTCATGTCGTATGGTGGCCTCCGCGGAGCCGTGGCCTTTGCCCTGGTCATCCTGCTGGACAGGGCAAAGGTGAAAGCCAAGGACTACTTTGTGGCAACGACCATCGTGGTGGTGTTCTTCACTGTCATTGTGCAG ggcctcaccatcAAACCCCTGGTGACGTGGCTGAAGGTGAAGCGCAGCGACCACCACAAGCCCACGCTGAATGAGGAGCTGCATGAGCAC GCCTTTGACCACATCCTGGCAGCGGTGGAGGACATCGTGGGACACCACGGCTACCATTACTGGCGGGACAA GTGGGAACAGTTCGACAAGAAGTACCTGAGCCAGCTCCTGATGCGGAAATCTGCCTACAGGCTGCGGGACGAGATCTGGGACGTTTACTACAAGCTGAACATCCGTGATGCTATCAGCTTCGTCGACCAG GGTGGCCATGTGCTCTCGGCTGCCAAGCTGGCGCTGCCCTCCATGCCCAGCCGCACGTCCATGTCGGAGTCGTCAGTCACAAACCTCCT GAGGGAGAGCGGGAGCGGCGCGTGCCTGGACCTGCAGGTGATCGACACGGTACGGAGCCGCCGAGACAAGGAGGACGCCGCCATGCACCACGTGCTGCGAGGGAGCCTCTACAAGCCCCGCCGGCGG TACAAGGCCAGCTACAGCCGTCACTTCATCTCTCCAGATAAACAAGAGCGCCAAGATAAAGAAATCTTCCGGCAGAACATGAAGAGGCGGCTGGAGACCTTCAAGTCCACAAAGCACAATGTCTGCTCCTCCAAGAGCAAGGCCAGGCTGAAGGAAAAGGGCAGGAAAAAG AAGAACATCTCTCTGCCCAGCGACGCACCCAATGGGAAGACGCACAGACACGTCCCCTGGCAGGAGGCAG ctcctgtccTGGTGATGGTCAgctcagaggaggaggagagcgatAGCTcggagacagagagagaggatGATGAAGGGATTGTATTCATCGCTCGAGCCACCGATGAGGTTCTGCAGGGAAAGACAACTCCTG GCAGCCTGGATgtctgccccagcccctgcatCATCCCACCATCGCCCACCCTGGCAGAGAAGGAGCTGCCGTGGAAAGGAGACCAGGCTGATCTGGCTGTTTACGTCTCCTCGGAGACCACCAAAATCGTGCCGGTGGATATGCAGAAGGCGTGGAACCAAAGCATCTCCTCTCTGGAGAGCATCGCTTCCCCCCCAGGCATCGAGAGCGGACCTCAGCACAGAAGATTcgcctgccctgtgctggaggAGCAACCCCAGTCTGCGAGCCAGGCGATGCcagagcagagctcctgctTCCAGTTTCCCAGCCACGTCTCTAAGAGCGGCAGGTCGCAGAGCGACAGCAGCCCGGATGGCgctgagcagcaggagctgcagcctttgATGGCCAcggaggagcagggcaggatgctGCCTGCTGCGGAGCCCAGGTGGCTGATGTTCAACAGAGCGAGCCACCTCTGA